The following are encoded together in the Mastacembelus armatus chromosome 6, fMasArm1.2, whole genome shotgun sequence genome:
- the LOC113132514 gene encoding transcription factor Maf-like, whose protein sequence is MASELAMSNSDLPTSPLAMEYVNDFDLMKFEVKKEPVEPDRSISQCSRLVTGGSLSSTPMSTPCSSVPPSPSFSAPSPGSGSEQKAHLEDFYWMTGYQQQLNPEALGFSPEDAVEALISSSHQLQTFDGYARGQQFGGAAGAGGAMAGEEMGSAAAVVSAVIAAAAVQNGAPHHHHHHHHHHHTGTHHPSSGSQSGGGAGGNHQHMRLEERFSDEQLVTMSVRELNRQLRGVSKEEVIRLKQKRRTLKNRGYAQSCRYKRVQQRYVLEGEKTQLMQQVDHLKQEISRLARERDAYKEKYEKLISTGFRENGGSSSDNNPSSPELFMTSRKFLHL, encoded by the coding sequence ATGGCATCAGAGCTGGCAATGAGCAACTCCGACCTGCCCACCAGTCCCCTGGCCATGGAATATGTTAATGACTTCGATCTGATGAAGTTTGAAGTGAAAAAGGAGCCGGTGGAGCCCGATCGCAGCATCAGCCAGTGCAGCCGCCTGGTCACCGGGGGATCCCTATCTTCCACCCCGATGAGCACGCCTTGCAGCTCGGTTCCCCCGTCTCCAAGCTTCTCGGCGCCCAGTCCGGGATCAGGGAGCGAACAGAAGGCGCACTTGGAGGATTTCTACTGGATGACCGGGTACCAACAGCAGTTGAACCCCGAGGCTCTGGGCTTTAGCCCGGAGGACGCCGTAGAGGCGCTGATAAGCAGCAGTCACCAGCTCCAGACCTTCGATGGCTATGCCAGAGGGCAGCAGTTTGGCGGCGCAGCCGGGGCAGGAGGCGCCATGGCCGGGGAGGAGATGGGATCAGCGGCCGCCGTGGTGTCCGCGGTTATCGCTGCAGCTGCGGTTCAGAACGGGGCtccccaccaccatcaccatcaccaccaccaccaccacacaggGACACACCACCCCTCCTCCGGGTCTCAGTCCGGCGGCGGCGCAGGGGGAAACCACCAGCACATGCGCTTGGAAGAGCGGTTCTCGGACGAGCAGCTGGTGACCATGTCTGTGCGGGAATTGAACCGGCAGCTCCGGGGGGTCAGCAAAGAAGAGGTGATCCGTCTGAAACAGAAGAGGAGGACGCTAAAGAACAGAGGCTATGCCCAGTCCTGCCGGTACAAGCGGGTCCAGCAGCGGTACGTCCTGGAGGGAGAGAAGACGCAACTCATGCAGCAGGTGGACCACCTCAAGCAGGAGATCTCCCGGCTGGCCAGGGAGAGGGACGCCTACAAGGAGAAATACGAGAAGCTGATCAGCACCGGCTTCAGAGAAAACGGAGGATCCAGCAGCGACAACAACCCCTCATCCCCGGAGCTTTTCAT